Below is a genomic region from Desulfovibrio sp..
TGATATTTTCAGCGCCAGGCTGGGTATCCGCACCGGGGCCAGTGTGCTCGTAGGGCCGGAGTTGCGTGTAGACGGCCTTGCCTTCATCGTCCACGACAATATTGCCGTAGGCGCCCAAATATTCAGTACCAGGAACAAGCGTTACCCCGGCTGGCAGGTTCAGCTCTACGGTGTGGCCCTTTTCATTGGCAACGTCCGCATCACTGGACGTTACACTGCCCGCAACATTCGAGGGCAGCACATAGGGGGGAGGAACCACAGGCCCGGCAGGTGACGTGGTATCAGCGGCACTCAAGGTGCCAATGGTTGCTTCATTTTGGGCTTCCGGTTGCGCCTGATTCATGCCCCAATCAAGACCATCCATATGGCCTACGCCATCCATTAAACTGCTGTTGGCGTACTCACTGTAACGGGAAGCGCGGGCGGCGCTGGCGGCGGGGCCAGCGGCAGGCATGAGGTCTTCGCCCAGAGCGGCAAAAAATTGCTCGCCGGAAATCTCCATGCCGTCCACCTGGAAGGTGGGCATGCTTTCTTTAGAATAAACGGTATAAAAATTTTCAAGATGGATGGACGCCCCATCTTCAAACGTAAAGACCAGATTGTCGCCGGAACGGGACAAAATGGCCTCACCCGCAGGAAAATCAAAGACAAGGCGGGATTCGGGCGTGCTGGGAATGCTCTGTAAGGTATTGGACGCAGGACGACGAAGAAGGATATTTTGCATAAAAAAAGTCCTAACCAAATTAGGGTTTTGCGCACATTTTACTTTATTAAAGCCTACATGTCACGCAAGTCCCTAATATCTGGCAGGAACTCTACGGGCCCTTTATCTAAGGCCCGATACCACTTTTACTAAATGTCTCCAAGCCGCCATGTCAAGCACATTTCAAGCTTAAGTTCATCTGGCTATATAGATAATATATTATATTCAGACAGATGATAAATATAATTTTTTTTAGCGTTAGAATCCAGTTAAGAACCCAATCCGTGCGTAAAATTCAGCGAAATATCAAAAAACCGTACCGTTCACCTTAGCCAGTTCACTCCATGCAAGCATGAAATTTCTTGCGCACGTTGGAATCAGTGCCGCTTTCGCATCTTCAATTTTTGCGCGGGTACGGACACATCCGCATGCCCTTGCTTGAGGGCGGATCCGCTGTTTTTGCATAAGCATCTCAGTATCCTCGATGCCGAGATACCGCTGCCTCTCCCCGTAATTTGAACTTGCTAAAACAATACCATAAAAGTATGCTATAAATTGCGCTCTTTTCAGGAATATGCCATATTGCTAACGAATCGTAATAATCGGCTCGATTCGGGCAACATATCTGGGCCGCGCAAATACCGATAAGGGAGCACACATGGCACTGACACGGCGCAATTTTCTCATGGGCGCAGCCTCTGCCGCAGGCATAGCCGCCGCAGGGCTGGACGCGCGGGCCGAAAACAAAACCGCAGGCGCAGCAGACGCACAGGTGGAATACGCAACCCTGCTCGACATTGAGAAGTGTATCGGCTGTGGTCAGTGCGTGGAAGGCTGCCGGGACCGCAACGGGCATCGCTACCCGGAAGTGAAAAAGCCTCTCCCTGCCATGTTTCCTCCAGGAACCAAGGACGAGGACTGGTCTGACAAGCGCGATGTGGACGACAGGCTCACGCCTTACAACTGGCTGTATATCGAAAGCGTTACCGTGCAGAAAGACGGCGCGCCGCTTGAGTTGCACATTCCCCGCCGCTGCCTGCACTGCACCAATCCGCCCTGCGCCAACCTCTGCCCCTGGGGCTCGGCCAGCCGCCAGCCCGAAACCGGCACGGTGAGCATAGACAGCCAGACCTGTCTTGGCGGTGCCAAATGCCGCACTGTCTGCCCCTGGCACATACCGCAACGCCAATCGGGCGTAGGCCTGTACCTTGACCTCATGCCGCGCTTTGCGGGTAATGGCGTCATGTACAAGTGCGACCGCTGCGCAGACAGCTTTGCTCACGGCGAACTGCCCGCCTGTGTGGAGGTTTGCCCCCAGCAGGTGCAGACCATCGGCCCGCGCGAGGAAATTCTGGCGTTGGCCCGCAAGCTGGCGCAGGAACGGGGCGCGTATCTTTATGGAGTGACGGAAAACGGCGGCACCAACACATTTTATCTATCGCCCGTACCGTTTACAGAGCTGGCGCAGCAGGTAAAACCCGGCCCCGGCAAGCCCACCTTTGCCCCAGTGGCGGACTCTATGGCGCAGGCTGGCAACCTTACCCGCATGCTGTTTACAGCCCCACTGGTGGGCGTGGCCGGGGCGCTGGTGAGCGCCGCGCGGCAAGGTCAAAACACCGGGCAAATGCAGACTCGTCCGCATGGCGCCGTGCATGATCCCAAGGTCGATGCCGCGCTTTCCGGCGGCCTGCTCAAAAAATTGTGGGTAGCCATAGCTCTGCTGCTAGGTTTTACAGGCATGATGCAGCTGCCGGTGGCAAGCCGCTATGGCATTGCCAAAATCCCCGGCCTCACCTGGACTGGCGATTTTTATATCACGCTGAACATCCACTACATATTGGCGACCCTGTTGCTGGCCTTGGG
It encodes:
- a CDS encoding 4Fe-4S dicluster domain-containing protein — its product is MALTRRNFLMGAASAAGIAAAGLDARAENKTAGAADAQVEYATLLDIEKCIGCGQCVEGCRDRNGHRYPEVKKPLPAMFPPGTKDEDWSDKRDVDDRLTPYNWLYIESVTVQKDGAPLELHIPRRCLHCTNPPCANLCPWGSASRQPETGTVSIDSQTCLGGAKCRTVCPWHIPQRQSGVGLYLDLMPRFAGNGVMYKCDRCADSFAHGELPACVEVCPQQVQTIGPREEILALARKLAQERGAYLYGVTENGGTNTFYLSPVPFTELAQQVKPGPGKPTFAPVADSMAQAGNLTRMLFTAPLVGVAGALVSAARQGQNTGQMQTRPHGAVHDPKVDAALSGGLLKKLWVAIALLLGFTGMMQLPVASRYGIAKIPGLTWTGDFYITLNIHYILATLLLALGLYWLTLQIRGRLRGRLAFWGKMRLVVLGVVVLSGIGRVAKNLPSITFSPGMTTFIDLVHLGFAVLLGVLCLWLWTTGRGAWREDG